The Entelurus aequoreus isolate RoL-2023_Sb linkage group LG23, RoL_Eaeq_v1.1, whole genome shotgun sequence genome has a window encoding:
- the osr1 gene encoding protein odd-skipped-related 1, whose product MGSKTLPAPVPLHPSLQLSDYSLLQSSTGLQLPADHFHSIYSFSALHAIQLHQWTPGYLPLALPRCTISKLPAHFSSVASIPIFPHLLQPKQDSAGLLQSSKKKPRFDFANLATAATQEDHLKAEDLSMAGVAAAAAAAASHHPSSPGCLLDVAKFSSPERKSTRGRLPSKTKKEFVCKFCGRHFTKSYNLLIHERTHTDERPYTCDICHKAFRRQDHLRDHRYIHSKEKPFKCQECGKGFCQSRTLAVHKTLHVQVKEMKPAKVK is encoded by the exons ATGGGCAGCAAAACCTTGCCAGCTCCAGTCCCTCTCCACCCATCTCTCCAGCTGTCTGATTACTCCCTTCTGCAGAGCTCCACGGGGCTCCAGCTGCCAGCAGACCACTTCCACAGCATCTACAGCTTTAGCGCCCTGCACGCTATCCAGCTTCACCAATGGACCCCTGGTTACCTTCCCCTGGCGCTGCCTCGTTGCACCATCTCAAAGTTGCCGGCCCATTTCTCCTCCGTGGCCTCCATTCCTATATTCCCCCACCTCTTGCAGCCCAAGCAGGACTCGGCAGGGTTGCTGCAAAGCTCGAAGAAGAAGCCTCGCTTCGACTTTGCCAACCTTGCCACGGCAGCCACCCAGGAAGATCATCTGAAAGCAGAGGACCTGAGCATGGCAGGTGTTGCCGCCGCCGCCGCAGCCGCTGCGTCCCACCACCCCAGTTCACCTGGGTGCCTTCTGGATGTGGCCAAGTTCTCCTCTCCAGAGCGCAAGTCCACTCGAGGCCGGTTACCCTCTAAGACCAAAAAGGAGTTTGTTTGCAAATTCTGCGGCCGCCATTTTACAAAATCCTACAACCTGTTGATCCACGAGAGGACGCACACGGACGAGAGGCCGTACACCTGTGATATCTGCCACAAAGCCTTCAGAAGGCAGGACCACCTCCGAGACCACAG GTACATCCATTCCAAAGAAAAGCCCTTCAAGTGCCAGGAGTGTGGGAAAGGCTTCTGTCAGTCCAGAACTCTGGCGGTTCACAAAACGTTACATGTGCAGGTGAAGGAAATGAAGCCAGCCAAGGTGAAGTGA